A window of Candidatus Nitrospira allomarina genomic DNA:
ATACGATTGGGACGGCGTCTGCAAGGGTTTCCTCGCGCAGGGCAGCGGCGCCGCTGTTGTGCGCATAGATTCGATAGCCCATATATAGAAGACCCAGCAGGATGGCGAGGATCACAAGGCCTTTTCCACGCAGGTTCTTCATATTATTCACTGGCCTTTTGGCCAGACCCTCGCCGGTTGTAGATGATGGCATACACGCAGGGCACAAAAAACAAGGTAAATACGGTCGCGACCATCAGACCGCCGATGACAGCCCGACCCAACGGCGCATTGGGCGAATTACCCATCGACATCGGCAGCATGCCGATGATCATGGCCGATGCCGTCATGAGCACCGGACGGATGCGGGCTTTTCCGGCTTCGACAGCAGCCATGATCGCGTCTCCATGCATTTCGAGCCGTTCACGGGCGTACGATACGATAAGAATCGAATTGGCGGTTGCGGTGCCCATCGTCATGATGGCCCCCGTCAGCGCCGGCACGGAAATATTCGTGTGTGTCAGGAACAATGCCCAGGCGATACCCGCCAGCGCCCCGGGCAATGCGGTAATAATGATAAAGGGATCCAGCCAAGATTGAAAGTTGACGACGATCAGGAGATATACCAGCACGACGGCAAAGATGAGACCGACAATCAACTCGACATATGCCTCGTACATGGTTTCCGCCTGCCCATGAATTTCAAGCGCAGCACTACGTGGCAACTCGTTCTCCAGATCCTTGGCAGCCTTCTCGACATCCGCCAGAACACCTCCGAGGTCGCGCCCTTCGGCGGACACATAGATATTGAAGAGCGGCATAATGTTCGCGTGCGAAATCAGGCCAGGCGTACCGATCATTGAATGTGTGGTTACATTGCCGAGTAGCTGAACGTTGTCTTGCGACGAGTCGAGATTGTTCTGATCGACAGGGACCGTCATGAGATTTTTAATACTCGTGAGCTGAGGTTGCGGGGTATAGATGTTGATCTGATAGGAAATGCCGGTTTTGTGATTAAGCCAATATTGCTGGTCGATTTGTTGACTACCAGAGGTGGACAATAGCAGATTGTCGGCAATTTCCCCCTCGCTCAGGTTGGTGCCGAGGCCGAACGTGCGTTGGCCCTCAACAAAAAGGGTTGGTGTCCGCATCGTCTGCTGTATCGTCACGTCGCTGGCGCCAGGAATTTTGCGTAGTTCTCCTGCCAATTTTCGTGCAAACTCGTAGTTGGCATACATCTCCATCCCATTAATTTGCACATCGATCGGCGCCGGCGAGCCAAAGTTGAGAATTTTGGCGGTCAGATCAGCCGGCTGAAACGTGAATTCGGTGCCTGGATACCGCTCCCGAAGACCTTTGCGGAGAATACGCCGATAGTCCCAAACCGGGGACTTTTCATTTTTCAGGTCGATCGTCAGGTCGCAATCCTGGGACCCGATCGTCGGTGTCGGTATAAAAGCGAGGTTATGCGGTCCGACCGGCAGGCCGCAATTGCTGACGACCCCTTCAACCTGACCGGGAAGCATCTGCGCGATGTCTTTCGAAACGAGAGAGCTGAGACGGCTTGAGACCTCAATACGCGTGCCGAGCGGCGCCCTCATATGCATCTGCATCGTCCCCGACTTGACCTCGGGGAAGAAGTCTCGTCCGTTGAAATAGAATAGGCTGAGGGAGACAAGTGCGAGGGAGAGAGAGATGACGACGAAGGTGCGGCGATGGGCGATGGCTTGTTCGAGGCGGGCATTGTAACGCTCACGGAACCGGTCGAAACCGCGTTCGAAGCCTTGCTGGAATCGGACGAAGAAGCTTCGGCGTTTATCCGGATCGACGTCTCCACCCTCCTCAGCGGCCTCGTGGTGATCCGCAAGGATATATTTCGCCATGGTTGGCACAAGTGTCCGGGAAAGGATGAACGATGAGAGCATCGCAAAAATGATCGCCTTCGCCATTGGTGCAAATAGCCAGCCGGATACGCCGCTGAGCTCGAAGAGCGGGAGCCAGACGATGGCGATGCTTAACGTGGCGACCAAGGTGGGGACGATGATCTGGTTGGCGGCGTCGACGATCGCCTCATCGAGGGGTTTGCCCATAGCGAGATGGGTGTCGATATTCTCAATCATGACCGTCGCGTCGTCGACGAGTATGCCGACGGCCAGCGCCAAACCGCCCAAGGTCATGAGATTCAGCGATTCTCCGGATAAGTTTAAGCCGATGAGTGCGGAGAGGATGGAGAGTGGGATCGAGGTGGCAATAATAACCGTTGGCCGCCATGAACCCAGTAACAACAGAACGATAAGGGCAACCAGTGTGGAAGCCGTGGCCATTTCTTTCACCACGTCCGCGATCGATTCCTTCACGAAAAGCGAGGCGTCGTTGAGAATTTTAACCTCTACGCCCTTGGGCACAATCTTTTCAATGCGCGGGATCGCCTTCTTGACCCCATCAACAACTTCCAAGGTCGAAGCCTCACCACTCTTCATGACGACGAGTGTGACGGCTTGTTTGCCTTCCACCAGCACGGCATTCGTTTGTGGCGGGCCGGCGAGGGTCACATTGGCGACATCACGCATATAAATGAAGGCGTTTCCGTCTCGCTTGATCGGAATATTATTAAAATCCTCGACCTGCAACGGCATCGCGTTTGTCTGGACCATCCAGTCCGTGGTCTTAATTTTTTGGTCGCCTGCGGGCAACACCTTATTCTGCCTATCGAAGGCATGGAAAATATCTGCTGGAGTAAGGCCACGGGCCAGGAGCTTTTGCTGGTCAAGCGAGACCAGGAGTTGTTTCGGTTGTCCTCCGTAGGGATGCGGCAGGATCGCTCCGGGAATCGTCACGAGAAGAGGCCGGATTTGGGTAAAGGCAAGGTTATAGAGCTCTGCGGGCGTGAGCGTGTCGGAGGTGACTTGCAGCATGGCCACCGGCACTGAGGATGCCTCGAGACGCATGATCATAGGCGGTGAAATATCGGGCGGCAGGGCTTTGACTACTGTCTGCGAAATCGCCGCAACTTCGGCTTCCGCCCCGGCAAGGTTGACTCCGTCCTGAAGAAAGATATTAATGATGCTGATACCGAAATAGGATTTGCTATCAATCTTCTTGATGCCTTCAACAGTCGAGGTCAAGGCACGTTCGAAATAAAACGTAATACGTCCGGATACATCGCTCGGAAGCAAACCTGCGTAGGACCACACCACGGAGATGACGGGAATTTTGATATTCGGAAAGACATCGGTTGGGGTTTGGAGCACCGACTTGGTCCCGAAAATCACGATGAGAATGGCAAGAACAACGAAGGTCAGAGGCCTTCGCAAAGCAATGAGGACAAGCTGATTCATGAGCAATTTCTGCTAAATACGGCTATCGGCGGGTTGAGGTTTTTGTCATTGAGACACTGCGTACCTCATGATCCGTATAAGATACAACCCCTGACTCAAGCATCTTTACTGGTGAACAGCAGAACAATTACCAAATTGTTTACCGAATAGCAAAACAATCCCCAAATTGAATTCTCTCGATATTCGGATTAGTAAGGTCAGCGGTGCCCACCTGTAGCGATCTCCATCTGTTCAACTGGAATGTTTTTTTCAGCAAAGTTTGGCAAATGTTGGGTGCATTTTTAAAAGGCGTGCATCAGGCGGAATCTTCAATTTCCCCAAAAACTCCAAAAGTTGGGCAATCGCACCAAAAAATCCTGCTTAAACCTGTGCCTTTGATCCCGTGTCAACACGGGCTGATTGCTTGAAGTTTAATATATTGGCCATAGGTCGGAAGCTTTCCAATCCCTGGCCTGTCGCCTCTAGGTTAATCGGTTGAATATGAGAAGAAGAACGGACAGCGAGGATTCTATTCCGAGGTCCTTGCTGAAAGCGGTTGCTAGAATGGATGACAGCTTAGGAAGAATACATCGTCTTCGGGAATGATTAGAGGGGCGTCAATGAGTTGATTCATGAGCGGGATCTGCTTAACCATGGTCTCCGATTGTCGAACGCTTCACCCGTCCGTGCAAAAAAGCACCGAACCTAGATAGGTTCCAATGCGCGAACAATCCGAACACGGAAGCCGAGATGAAGAAAGAAGGGTCAGACGGGTGTCTTGAAAAACATGGTGAGATCAACCTTCTTAGAGTCTTTGATTGACCATTTCCTATGAAATTTGTAGCTCAAATAAGTATCTGAATGAGCAGGATTTCACCTGTTTGCAGAGTTGAGGATTGAAATTGCGCTCGATTCCCCGATTTTTATCTGTTTAGATTCAACCGTCATATGTTTGAATTTTTCTGCACAGTGAACCATCCTTCAGGGAACGGACGGTTTGGTCAAATCATTATTCATTCCTCTGTTGAACACATTTACATCGATGCCACCGGCGGGTGGCGGTTTGTCGAGATCGACATATTGGAACGTATCGAATGGTTGGATCTCCTCGTCCGAAGGTAATTGGTTGCGGTTCCAGCCTCCCCCGAGCGCGCGCACGAGCGCAACCGAAGCTCTCAGCAGGTCGGCCTTGATAGACACCAAGTCGATACGCGCCTCGAGTGTGGCGACCTGCGCATAGATGAGTTCAAGGCTGGAGGCCAACCCGCCGCGATAAAGCTCCGTCGTCAAATTTTGCGTCTTGAGCGTGGCTCCGACTGCGGCGCCTTGCCGATTGGCCGCCCGGGTCAGCCGGTTGGTCAGGCTCAAATTGTTTTCGACTTCCCGAAAGGCGTTCAGCACGGTTGCCCGGTAGCGATCTTCCGTTTCGCGATAGGCCGACCAGGCCTGCTGTAATTGGGCGCGGCGATATCCACCCTGGAAGAGCGGCAGCGAAACAGTGGACCCATAGGACCAAAAACTACTGGCGAGCTTGATCAGACTGAAACCGTTATCTTCGAACCCTCCGCCGGCCGAGAACCGCACATCGGGGAAAAAAGCCGCGCGGGCGATGCCGATAACGCGGTTCGCCTGTGCCATCCGCCGCTCCATCCCGGCGATGTCAGGCCGCCGCTCCAGCAAGGTGGAAGGGATGGTTCTGGGAATGGCGAAATTCTCTACGCGAAGGTCATCCACCGGTTCGATCGTGAAGCTGCTCGGCGTCATGTTGACAAGAATGGCGATCGCCTGTTCCGTCACTTGGCGTTGGCCTTGAATCTGGGCTAATTTTGTCTCCGTACTGAACAGAAGGGATTCAACTCGGGCGACGTCCAATGCGGATGCGATCGCGCCGGCGAACTGGGCATTGACGAGGTTGAGCACGTTTCTATAGAGGTCGATCGATTGGGCATAGATCGCCGTCTGCGCGTCGAATCCGCGGAGTGTAAAATAGTTTGCCCCAATTTCCGCCTGCAGGCTGAGTCGCGCCAGGCCATAATCCGCGGCGCGCTCCTCGGCGCGGTAGAGTTCGGCCCGCGTAGCATTGCGAAGCGCGGACCAAAAATCGGGCTCCCAGGACGCCAAACCTCCGGTGGAAATGGACACTTCCCGGTTGTCTTCGCCGAGGCCGCGAAACAGACTATTATCGGATTGCCTATTGTTCGAGACGCCAAACCCCAGACCGGCGTGAGGAAGGTACTGCGAGCGCGCCCTCATCATCAAATCGCGAGCTTGAACGAATCGTTCTCCGGCGGCTTGCAGATCCGGATTGGCTGCCATGGCCTGTTCTTCAAGACTATTCAGAATTGGATCGTTAAAAAGTTTCCACCAATCCGGGCGTAATTCATCATCAGACGGCTTCGCCTCGACGAAGGGACTTGCCCCTTTCCATGAGGTCGGTACGACGTATTGGGGCGGTTCATAGCTAGGCGCTAGATCGACAGCCGGGAACCAATTGCAAGCCGGTAAATTGAGTGTCAGGAGGAACAAGCCATAGCGCCACGCACGGGACAGAAAGATAGGCCAGGCTTTCAGTCTCAGGGATAAACATTCGCCAATCATGGGTATCGCGGCTCTCATGGTAAAGTGTGTTCCTTTGGTGGCGATGACTCGTTCGGCGCCGGTGCGCCTGTTGGCAGCGGTCCGCCGGTGGGCTCGGGCGCGTCGGTCGGTGCGGATGCATCCGTATTGGTAAGGTCATAACCGGGGGCCGGGGTCACGATGCGCACGGTGTCTCCTTCCAGCAACGCGGCGCTGGGGTTGTTTACGATGCGGTCGGTGGTGGAAATCCCTTCGGCTACTTCGACGGCATTGTCGAGAAGTTTGCTCACGGTAATGGGGTTAAAGTGCACCCGGTCGTCCTCCGCCACCACAGCCACTTGCGTGCCGCGCTCCTGGAAAACCAATGCGGTGGATGGAATCGTAAACACTTTCCGGTCGACCGGGGCCGTGAGGTGGACCTGGGCGTAGGAGCCCGGCCAAAGAGCCCTGTCCTCGTTTTCGATCGTGAAGACGGTAATCGCGGTACGTGTGCTGACGTCGAATCCACGTGAGACAGTCAGGAATTTGGCGGTGAAATGACGATCGGGCAATTGTGGTACTGTTACGTCGGCCGTGAGACCTGGCTGGAGGAAGGGTCCGAACGACTCCGGCACGGAGACAAAGAGTCGCAGCAGACTCACGTCGGCCACAGTAAAGAGATTGCTGACCGAGCCGGGGGAACTGATCGTCCCTTCCTTATTGACGTAGTCGCCGACATTGATGTTGCGGACGGTTACCACCCCGTCATAGGGTGCGACAATGGTTTTGAACCGGATGAGGGCCTCGAAGTTCCTGACGTTCTGCTCCGCTGCTCTGACCTTTGCCAACTCCGCTTTTGCTTCCGCCACCTTCACAGAAATCGACTGCTCGGAGACCGCATGGTTTTGGCGGAGAGCCAGCCAGCGCTTGGCTGTAATTTCGGCGAGTGAATAGATGGCGCGCACCGACTCCAGATCCGCTTTGGCTTGGTGATATTGGGCGTCGAGAGCGGGCGCGTTGATTTCGGCGAGGATATCGCCTTTTTTCACCAGCGCGCCGTAGTCCTTGTACCACATCTTCACATACCCCGAGACCTGTGCGTAGATTGGAGCCTGAAACCAAGCTTCAACAGTACCGGGGAGCGTAATAGTCTCGGTCGGAGGCACTGCCTTTGCATGAATGACCGTCACGGTGGAGACGGCGTTTTCGTGCGTTTCCTTGCGCAGCAGAGAGGCGTCGCTTTTGCTCTCGTAAACCCGATAGCCGAGGTAGAAGGTACACAGGAGGGCAACCGAGATGACCATGAGTCTTCCACGAACAATCTTACGCATTGTATGCATGGTCCTTCTGGCGAACCGCTCGCCTGTTATAAATCATCGCGTAGACGCAAGGCACAAACAGTAGGGTAAAAACGGTGGCAACAAGTAAGCCGCCGATGACGGCGCGTCCCAGAGGTGCATTCGTGGAATATCCTGTCGCCATAGGGACCATCCCGAAAATCATGGCCGAGGCCGTCATGAGCACGGGTCGGAAGCGGGTTACTCCGGCTTCCATCGCGGCCTGCAATGCATCGCCATGCTCCTTCAGCCTGTCGCGTGCATAGGACACGACAAGAATTGAATTGGCGGTTGCCGTGCCCATGGTCATAATGGCGCCCGTGAGGGCTGGCTCCGAAAGCCGCGTATGGGTCAGGAACAAGGCCCACGCAATGCCCGCCAGAGCGCCGGGGAGGGCTGTAATAATGATGAAAGGATCCAGCCAGGATTGGAAGTTGACGACAATCAGCAGATAGATCAGCACGACCGCAGCGAGAAGTCCGAAGATCAGCTCGAAATACGCGTCATGCATCAACGAAGCCTGGCCGTGGATTTCAAGCTCAGCGGTGCGTGGCTTCTCGTCTTCCATGCTTTTGGCGACCTTTTGAACATCCCCCAACACGCCGCCGAGGTCCCGTCCTTCGGCAGATATATAGATATTGAACAGCGGCATGATGTTCCCATGCGTGATTACGCCCGGGGTGCCCGTCGCGGTAATGTCGGCCAAATTTCCGAGGAGCTGCACTTCCTGTCCCTCCGGATCTTTCGAGTCGCTCGCGGACTCGACCGGGATAGTCTTGAGACTGTTGACACTGTTGATCTGTGGCTGCGGCGTATAGACATTAATCAGGTACGACATGCCGGTACTGGGATCGAGCCAATAGATCTGGTCGGTTTGTTGGCTCCCGGCGGTCGTCATGAGCAGGTTGTCGGCCATTTCCTTGAGGGACCTGTTGACTCCGAGTCCGAACGTGCGATTGCCTTCGACCATGAGGGTCGGTGTGCGCATCGTCTGCTGGATCACCACGTCTGCGGCACCGGGAACCTCGCGAAATTTGCCCACCAATTTACGTGCGAACTCATAGTTGGGATACATGTCCGGGCCGTTGATTTGCACATCGATCGGCGCAGGCGCCCCAAAGTTAAGAATTTTTGCAGTCAGATCGGACGGTTGGAAGGTGAATTCGGTTCCGGGATAGCGATCCCGCAATCCTTTGCGGAGAATTCGCCGATAGTCCCAGACCGGGGATTTTTCATCATTCAGGAGGATCGTCAAGTCACAATCCTGGGAGCCGATCGTTGGTGTCGGAATGAAGGCGAGGTTATGCGGTCCGACCGGTAGACCACAATTACTGACGATGTTTTCAACTTTACCGGGCAACAACTCCTGGATGGTGTTGGAGACAAGAGTGGCAATGCGTCCTGATACCTCAATGCGTGTCCCGAGCGGCGCTCGCATATGCATCGTCATGACGCTCGACCTGATCTCGGGAAAGTAATCACGCCCGAGAAAGAAAAAGAGGGACATGGAAGCCACGGCGATGGCCAGAGAGGTGGCGACGAAGGCCCGCCGGTTGGCGATCACCTGTTCGAGTAGGGCACTATAACGCCCCCGGAACCGGTTGAAGCCGCGTTCGAACCCGTTCTGAAAGCGGACCAGGACGTTCGCCGATGTTTCCGGGCCAGACCCTTCGTGAGGTTCATGCGGCTGCGACATGGTGATCCTTCAACATATATTTCGCCATGGTTGGCACGAGTGTTCGTGACAGGATGAAGGACGCCAGCATTGCAATGATGACCGCCTCCGCCATGGGTTTGAACAGGTAGCCTGCGACGCCGCCAAGCTCGAAAAGCGGGAGCCAGACGATGGCGATGCAGAGTGTGGCGACGAGGGTCGGGACAACGATCTCGTTGGCAGCGTCGATGATGGCCTGTTCGAGGTGTTTGCCCATTTCGATATGGCGATCGATATTCTCGATCATTACGGTCGCATCGTCGACCAGAATGCCGACGGCCAGCGCCAACCCGCCCAAGGTCATGACATTGATCGTCTCTTCGAGCAGATGCAGACCAATGATGGCGGTCAGTATAGACAGCGGGATCGAGGTCCAGACGATGACTGTGGCCCGCCATGAACCAAGCAGCAACAGCACGATAATTCCGACCAGCCCTCCGGCCATGAGCATCTCATGCAAGACATCCGAAATCGAATCTTTCACAAAAGTCGAGGCATCGTCGATGAGCTTGATCTCCACCCCCTCCGGAGAAACCTGCTCGGCGCGCGGGATCATCTTTTTGATACCATTGACGACGTCAAGGGTCGAGGCCTCGGTGCTCTTCATCGCGACGAGGATGACGGTCTGTTTGCCTTTTACCAGCACCGCGTTTTGTTGCACACGCCCCATGAGGCGCACCGTGGCCACGTCGCGCAGGTAGACGAATGCGTTACCTTCACGCTTGATCGGAAAATCGGCGAAATCTTCAATCTTCAACGGTGAGGCGTTTGTCAGGACGATCCAGTCGGTCTCCTTGATCTTGATGTCGCCGGAAGGTAGCACGAGATATTGCTGCATGAGCGCTTTGTGAATGTCCGCCGGAGTGAGTTGACGGGCAAGTAATTTCTGCTGATCAAGGTTAACCATGACCTGCATATCCTGGCCGCCGTATGGGTGTGGCAAAACGATCCCCGGTACCGTCACAAGCAGGGGACGGATTCGCATGTAGACGAGATTATAAAGCTCTGCCGGAGTCATGTGATCGGAGCTGATTTGGAGCATGGCCACCGGTATAGAAGATGGTGCGAGACGCATGACCATGGGCGGCGAAATATCGGGTGGGAGCGCATTGACAACATTTTGTGCAATACCCACGATATCCGCTTCGGCCCTGCCGACGTCGACTCCATCCTGAAGGAAA
This region includes:
- a CDS encoding efflux RND transporter permease subunit; its protein translation is MNQLVLIALRRPLTFVVLAILIVIFGTKSVLQTPTDVFPNIKIPVISVVWSYAGLLPSDVSGRITFYFERALTSTVEGIKKIDSKSYFGISIINIFLQDGVNLAGAEAEVAAISQTVVKALPPDISPPMIMRLEASSVPVAMLQVTSDTLTPAELYNLAFTQIRPLLVTIPGAILPHPYGGQPKQLLVSLDQQKLLARGLTPADIFHAFDRQNKVLPAGDQKIKTTDWMVQTNAMPLQVEDFNNIPIKRDGNAFIYMRDVANVTLAGPPQTNAVLVEGKQAVTLVVMKSGEASTLEVVDGVKKAIPRIEKIVPKGVEVKILNDASLFVKESIADVVKEMATASTLVALIVLLLLGSWRPTVIIATSIPLSILSALIGLNLSGESLNLMTLGGLALAVGILVDDATVMIENIDTHLAMGKPLDEAIVDAANQIIVPTLVATLSIAIVWLPLFELSGVSGWLFAPMAKAIIFAMLSSFILSRTLVPTMAKYILADHHEAAEEGGDVDPDKRRSFFVRFQQGFERGFDRFRERYNARLEQAIAHRRTFVVISLSLALVSLSLFYFNGRDFFPEVKSGTMQMHMRAPLGTRIEVSSRLSSLVSKDIAQMLPGQVEGVVSNCGLPVGPHNLAFIPTPTIGSQDCDLTIDLKNEKSPVWDYRRILRKGLRERYPGTEFTFQPADLTAKILNFGSPAPIDVQINGMEMYANYEFARKLAGELRKIPGASDVTIQQTMRTPTLFVEGQRTFGLGTNLSEGEIADNLLLSTSGSQQIDQQYWLNHKTGISYQINIYTPQPQLTSIKNLMTVPVDQNNLDSSQDNVQLLGNVTTHSMIGTPGLISHANIMPLFNIYVSAEGRDLGGVLADVEKAAKDLENELPRSAALEIHGQAETMYEAYVELIVGLIFAVVLVYLLIVVNFQSWLDPFIIITALPGALAGIAWALFLTHTNISVPALTGAIMTMGTATANSILIVSYARERLEMHGDAIMAAVEAGKARIRPVLMTASAMIIGMLPMSMGNSPNAPLGRAVIGGLMVATVFTLFFVPCVYAIIYNRRGSGQKASE
- a CDS encoding efflux transporter outer membrane subunit, whose translation is MIGECLSLRLKAWPIFLSRAWRYGLFLLTLNLPACNWFPAVDLAPSYEPPQYVVPTSWKGASPFVEAKPSDDELRPDWWKLFNDPILNSLEEQAMAANPDLQAAGERFVQARDLMMRARSQYLPHAGLGFGVSNNRQSDNSLFRGLGEDNREVSISTGGLASWEPDFWSALRNATRAELYRAEERAADYGLARLSLQAEIGANYFTLRGFDAQTAIYAQSIDLYRNVLNLVNAQFAGAIASALDVARVESLLFSTETKLAQIQGQRQVTEQAIAILVNMTPSSFTIEPVDDLRVENFAIPRTIPSTLLERRPDIAGMERRMAQANRVIGIARAAFFPDVRFSAGGGFEDNGFSLIKLASSFWSYGSTVSLPLFQGGYRRAQLQQAWSAYRETEDRYRATVLNAFREVENNLSLTNRLTRAANRQGAAVGATLKTQNLTTELYRGGLASSLELIYAQVATLEARIDLVSIKADLLRASVALVRALGGGWNRNQLPSDEEIQPFDTFQYVDLDKPPPAGGIDVNVFNRGMNNDLTKPSVP
- a CDS encoding efflux RND transporter periplasmic adaptor subunit, which produces MVISVALLCTFYLGYRVYESKSDASLLRKETHENAVSTVTVIHAKAVPPTETITLPGTVEAWFQAPIYAQVSGYVKMWYKDYGALVKKGDILAEINAPALDAQYHQAKADLESVRAIYSLAEITAKRWLALRQNHAVSEQSISVKVAEAKAELAKVRAAEQNVRNFEALIRFKTIVAPYDGVVTVRNINVGDYVNKEGTISSPGSVSNLFTVADVSLLRLFVSVPESFGPFLQPGLTADVTVPQLPDRHFTAKFLTVSRGFDVSTRTAITVFTIENEDRALWPGSYAQVHLTAPVDRKVFTIPSTALVFQERGTQVAVVAEDDRVHFNPITVSKLLDNAVEVAEGISTTDRIVNNPSAALLEGDTVRIVTPAPGYDLTNTDASAPTDAPEPTGGPLPTGAPAPNESSPPKEHTLP